From a single Ursus arctos isolate Adak ecotype North America unplaced genomic scaffold, UrsArc2.0 scaffold_34, whole genome shotgun sequence genomic region:
- the EIF2B1 gene encoding translation initiation factor eIF-2B subunit alpha, translating to MDSNELIEYFKSQMKENPDKASAVAAIGTLLEFLKRDQGETIQGLRANLTRAIETLCEVDSSVAVSSGGKLFLRFISLTSLEYSDYSKCKKIMIERGELFLKRTSLSRNKIADLCHTFIKDGARILTHAYSRVVLRVLEAAVVAKKRFSVYVTESQPDLSGKKMAKALHHLNVPVTVVLDAAVGYIMEKVDLVIVGAEGVVENGGIINKIGTNQMAVCAKAQNKPFYVVAESFKFVRLFPLNQQDVPDKFKYKADTLKTKQTKQDLKEEHPWVDYTSPSLITLLFTDLGVLTPSAVSDELIKLYL from the exons ATGGACAGCAATG AGTTAATTGAATACTTTAAGtctcagatgaaagaaaatcCTGACAAGGCCTCAGCAGTAGCTGCCATCGGGACTTTGCTGGAGTTCTTGAAGAGAGATCAAG GGGAGACGATCCAGGGCCTGCGAGCGAATCTCACCCGTGCCATAGAAACCCTGTGTGAAGTGGACTCCTCCGTGGCCGTGTCCTCTGGCGGGAAGCTCTTCCTGCGCTTCATCAGCCTGACTTCGCTGGAATACTCC gattactctaaatgtaaaaaaatcatGATTGAGCGGGGAGAACTTTTTCTCAAGCGAACATCCCTATCGAGAAATAAAATTGCAGATCTGTGCCATACTTTCATCAAAGATGGGGCG AGAATATTAACTCACGCCTACTCCAGAGTGGTCCTGAGAGTCTTAGAGGCAGCAGTGGTGGCCAAGAAGCGTTTCAGTGTGTACGTCACAGAGTCGCAGCCTGACTTATCAGG TAAGAAAATGGCCAAAGCTCTCCACCACCTCAACGTCCCTGTCACCGTGGTCTTGGATGCTGCTGTTGG ctATATCATGGAGAAAGTGGATCTTGTCATAGTTGGTGCTGAAGGAGTTGTTGAAAATGGAGGGATTATCAACAAG ATTGGAACCAACCAGATGGCCGTGTGCGCCAAAGCCCAGAACAAGCCTTTTTACGTCGTGGCAGAAAGTTTCAAGTTTGTACGACTCTTCCCACTAAACCAGCAGGATGTCCCAGACAAGTTTAAG TATAAGGCAGATACTCTGAAGACAAAGCAGACCAAACAAGATCTCAAAGAGGAGCACCCGTGGGTCGACTACACCTCCCCTTCCTTAATAACACTGCTGTTTACAGACCTGGGGGTGTTGACTCCCTCAGCAGTCAGCGACGAGCTCATCAAGCTATATCTGTAA